Within Candidatus Abyssobacteria bacterium SURF_5, the genomic segment AGCATAAGCTCGATGTGCACCGTCTTTGCCGAGAGCGAGGTCGTCTCGCTGGTTGCGCGCGGCGAGCCGGTCGAGGATATCGTGGCGGGGCTGTGCCGCGCCGTGGCCGAGCGGACGCGCGCGCTTGCGCAGCGCGTCGGGATTGCGCCCGAGGTGACGATGACCGGCGGCGTCGCGAAGAACCTGGGAGTCGTCCGCGCGCTCGAGGAATTGCTCGGCCAGAAATTCAATATTCCCGCCGAACCCCAGATTGTGGGCGCACTGGGCGCCGCGATTCTGGCCAGGGAAACCACATCAAGAATGAATCCGGTTCCGAAGTAGGGCCTCCACCTTCGACTGCAGGCGCGGGTTTCAACCCCGCCCAAACATCGAACCGTGCAGTTGTCGCACGCACATCCATCAAATTCGGGCGAACCTTTCAGACACGCCACGGTTCGTCCGCAGGGCCAGTTTTCGAAGGTGCTCCTGTATTAGGTTTCGGGTCTGCCGCAAACGGGTTTTCTCGGTCATATTCCCATTGGATAGGATTATTCACGACATACTCCCGAATGCGGTTCAGTGATTCTTCTGTGCGTATAATGTGCTCATAGTAACCGCGCTGCCAGAGAGGGGTGCCGGATGTGCTCCGTGAAGCATTAATACGGCGGGCGGAAAATGTTTTTAATGCCCTCACGATCTCGGACAGGCCATGCATCCGGATCGATATCGAACCCGCGCCCGCAGTTGTCCGAACATCTTGTGGATGCAGTAGTATGACGATGCCGTGAACGTGATTCGGCATCACAACGAAGACATCCAAACTCACGTGCGGGTAGTGGCGAGGCAAGGCAAGCCATTCTGCAAGAACCAATTGGCCAGCCTGATTCAATCGCATCTCGCTGTCCACAACATTGCCAAAAAGAAACTTCCTCTTGTAGGTGCAAAGGGTGATGAAGTAGGCGCCGGCCTGTGTGTAATCATATTCAGGAAGACGAATCGGCCGGCGCCGGAATTGATGCCGGTGGTCATTCATGCAGCCCCCCCGTTTTCTGTAGGGGCGGGTTTGAAACCCGCCCAATCATAGAATCGTACAGTTGCCGCACATCCATCAAATTAAGGGCAGGTTTGAAACCTGCCCCTACATTGTAACCAGATATTCAGGTTCATATCCCAGCCGGTCTGCAATCAAAATCTCTGGCAAGTAGAAACGATAGGATCGTTCTGAAGATACTTCCCCTCCTATCACCTGCCATCACAACCGTTCCAAGACGAATCTGCGCAGGCGCGGGTTTAAGACCCGCCCGCGCCGCTACACCTTCACCGATTTCCATCTGCCGGAGAGGAATCGCAGAAACAGCACGAACGCCTTTATGTAGTGGTCGGCGAGGATGATCAGCCACACCCAGGTGATGCTGAGGCCGAGCACGTGCGCCGCTAAGAACGCCAGCGGCAGGCGGATCAGAAACATCCCGATAAACGAGGAATACAACGGCCAGCGCGTGTCGGCGGCGCCGATCAGCGCGCCCGAGAGCGCGAAATGGATCGCCATCGCGGGCTGGCACAGCGCGAGCACGCGGACGAACAGTGCCGTATAATCGACCACACCGGCCTCATTCACGTAAATCAGAGCAGTCGGCTTCGCCGCCACGAACAGAATGATCCCGATTGCCGCCATCACCCACACCGCGAGACGAGTGCATTCCCATCCCTGTGAGGCCGCGGCGGAAGGCTCCTTCGCGCCGAGCGACTGCCCGACAAGCGCCGAGGCCGCCACCGAGAAACCGAAGCCCGGCATGAACGAGAGCGACATGATATTGACGCCGATCATGTATGCGGCGAGCGGACCGGTGCCATAGCCGGTGATTATCGTCATGTACCACAGGTAACCGAGTTGGATGAGGCCGTGCTCAACCGCCGAGGGCGACCCGATCCGGAGGATTCTGGCCATCAGATCGCGCTCCATCACGAGGAGCTTCCGCGGGAGGGAAAGCATCAGTTTTCCCGTGAGGGAGAGGTAAACGAAAGCGGCGGCCTCGAGCGTGAACGCTATGATGGAAGCGATTCCCGCTCCGAGCACCCCCAACTCCGGCATTCCGAGTTTCCCGAAGATCAGCCCGTAATTGAGGATCACATTCACCACATTCGCGCCGACGCTCACGAAAAGCGGTGTCTTGGTGTCGCCGGCCCCCCGAAGAGCCGCCGCGAAGACAAGCGCGACCACGAGGAAAAGCGTTCCCGAAACGACAACTCGGAGATACGGAACGCCGACCGCCGTTACGACCGGATCGGCTCCGAACAATCGGAACAACGAGGCGCTTCCGACAAATGTCGGGACGGTGACAACGGCGGCAAAAACAGTTGACAGCAGCAGCGAGTGCCCGAGAACCGCGTCGGCGCGTTCCTTCTCCTGCGCGCCAATGTGGCGCGCGACCAGCGCGATTGTGCCAGTTGTGACGGCAAGCGTCAGCGCCATCACCATGTTGAACATCTGCCCGCTCACGCCCACGGCCGCCACAGCCGCCGATCCCAGCCTTCCCACCATGATCATGTCGGCAATCCAGACGAATGTGAGCAGGAGATTGTTGAGGATGACCGGCCACGCGAGCGAGAAGATCTTCCTTCTCAGAGAGGGTGCCGCCGTTGGGACAGACACGGTGCCGGTGGTCATTGATCGGAGCCTGCGGCGGCGCTCTGTGTGGCGGAAAGCACGAGCTTTACTTCTCGGGCAAGCCGGAGCGGAATCCCTGCCGCCGCGGCGATTTCTTCTTCGGACGCCTCAGCGGTTTTGCGGACGCTGCCGAAATGATTGAGGAGCAGGGTCCGCCGCCGCGGCCCGATCCCTCTGACCTCATCGAGGATCGAGCGGGTATGCGCGCGCGCGCGGATTTTTTTGTGGTACGAGATTGCGAACCGGTGCGCCTCATCGCGGATATGCTGCACCAGGCGCAGAGCGGGCGAGCCCGGCCGCAAAATGATGGCGTCTTTGCGGTGGGGAATATATATCTTGTCGGCCTCCTTGGTAGCGACCCCGGCATTGCGGCGATAGAGGATGCGCTCCTTGGCGATGCCGATTGCGTCCTGCTCGATGATCTGCAAATCGTCGAGGACGCTGAGAGCGACGTTCAGCTGGCCCTTGCCGCCGTCGACCACGATGAGCGAAGGCATCGGGCCCTCTTCGATCGCGCGGGACAGGCGGCGCGTGAGCACTTCGCGCATCATTGCGTAATCGTCGGCGCCCTCGACCGTGCGCACCTTGTAGCGGCGATAGTCGGACTTCTTCGGTTTGCCGTCCTCGAAGACGACCATCGAGCCGACCGCAAGCCGCCCGGAGATATTCGAGATATCGAACGCCTCGATGCGCTCCGGTCGCTTGTGCAGCGAAAGCGCCTGCTGGAGTTTCTCGAGCACATCGACGGAGGCCATCTCCGCCCGCTGGTGTTCTTCATACACCGTTTTCGCGTTCATCTGCGCCATGTTCAACAGGTGCTTCTTATCGCCGCGCTGCGGGACTATCACCGATACGCGCTCGCCCTTCTTTTCGGAGAGCCACTGCTCGATGGCTTCGCTGTTCTCGGGCTCGACCGGGAGCACGACTTCCTTGGGCACGGTGTGCCCGCCCGAATAGAATTGGGTGAGCATCGAGCCGAGCGCCTCCTCGAACGGCGCCTTGATTTCCGAAAAATGATATGGCATGCTGCCGACGATCTTCCCGCCTCGCACCGCCAGCACAACGACGCCGAGACTGCCGGTCTCAGTGAGACTGCCGGTCTCAGTGAGGCTTCCGGTCTCGCGGTGGACGCCGAAGAAGTCACGGTCGATCCGGTCGGATGCGGCAACCTTCTGGCGCTCGATCGTTTTCTCGACCGCCTGGATCTGATCTCGGTAGCGGGCGGCCACCTCGAACTGCAGGGCATCCGACGCCTCCTGCATACGAGTCTGAAGCGTCTCGAGCAGCTCCTGGTTCTTTCCCTGCAGGAACGCGATCACATTCTGCACAAGCTGGGCGTAGGTTTTCTTGTCGACCTTGCCGCAGCACGGTCCCATGCATTTGTTCATGCCGTGATAGATGCACGGGCGCTGGCGCCGCCCGAACGTCTCGTTAGAGCATTTGCGCAGCCCGAAGTAGTTATTGATGACCCGGTACGTCTCGCGGGCGGCGTAGGCCGATGAATAGGGGCCGAAGTACATTGCGCCGTCGCGCTTGACCGTGCGCGTTATCAGGAGGCGCGGATACTCATCCTGCAGCGTAAGCTTGAGCCGGAGAAAACTCTTGTCGTCCTTCAGCCGGAGGTTGTACTTCGGCCTGTGTTCCTTGATCGCGCTGTCTTCCAGGATGATGGCTTCCTTCTCGGTGTCGGTGACGATGACGTCGACATCGGCCACGTGCGCCGCCAGGAACGGCGACCACACGCGCCCATCGTCGCCCTTCTGGAAGTACGAGCGAACGCGCTTACGCAGGCTCTTCGCCTTGCCGACGTAGATCACTTTGCCCCGCTCGTTTTTCATCAGGTATACGCCGGGCTGGTCGGGGAAATTCCTGATTTTTTCGTCTATTTGGGCTGATATTTTCATGATAAAAACTCGCGAATATCTTTCTCTGTCCTCATTATACCCCATGGCAAAGACGACGGGCAAGCAAAGATTCGGCGCCTGGCGCTCATGTAACCCCTTTACAATCTGGATGTTGCAGGTATGAAGGCGAGTCCCGCTTCTATTCACGCAAGGGACGGGAAAAAGCCTGAAGGGTCTTCTCTGTCTAACCGCAAAGGCGCAGAGGCGGAAAGATATGGCGAGAAAAAAACGAATCTGTTCCTGATGATTGTGTTGTAGGGGCGGGTTTGAAACCCGCCACTACGGAGGTATGGATTACTGCGGCCGCCAATTGGTCGCGCTTCCGCCGCCGCTATCGATTCTGGAGCGGGATGAGTTTCTCGTTCATGCGCCCCTTGTAATTGGAGATGGGCCGAATCAGCCGGTTATCTGCCTGCTGTTCGAGGATGTGAGCGGTCCAGCCTGCCATGCGGCTCATCGCGAAGATGGCGGTGTATAGATCGAGCGGGATGCCCATACAGTAATAGACAGATGCCGAATAGAAATCGACGTTAGGGTCCATTCCTTTCTCGTGGCGCATGATATCTTCGATCCTGGTGAGCATGCTGTACCAGAGCGGGCCGCACCCGTGTTCGCTCATCCATTTGGAGTAGGCCTTCAGGATTTTCGCACGCGGGTCCATCGTCTTGTAGACCCTGTGGCCGATGCCCATGACTCTGCCCTTTTTTTCGAGGAGAGTCTGGATGTACTCGTCGACTTTTTCGAGGCTGCCGATTTCGAGCAGCATCTGCATGACGCGCATGTTAGCGCCGCCATGGAGCGGCCCTTTCAAGGTTCCAATCGCGGAGGTGGCCCCGCTGTAGATATCGGCGAGCGTGCTGACGGTCACGCGCGCGGCGAAGGTGGATGCATTCAGGTCATGATCGGCATGCAGCACCAGGCACACGTCGAGCACGCGGTTGAGCACCTGCATCATCTCTTGCCCTGCCAGCATATAGAGGAAATTTTCAGCAAGGCTCTTGTCTTTGAGCGGGGAGACGATCGGCAGGCCGTTCCGAACGCGATTGAAGGCGGCAATGATGGTCGGCGTCTTGGCCACGAGGCGCGCCGCCTTCCGCAGGTTCGCCTCGCGCGAGGCGTCTTCGGTCTCGGGATCGTGCAGCGCCAGTGCGCTCACGGCCGTGCGCAGGATGTCCATCGGATGTGCGTCGACCGGCGCCGCGGTGATAAAATCGATAATCGGCTGAGGCAGGTCCCGCTCGGCCGCAAGCTGCTTTTGGAAGGCCTCCAGCTCGTCCCGGTTCGGCAGCTTACCGTACCATAGAAGGTAAACGATTTCTTCGAAGCTGGCGCCGTCGGCCAGCTCATTTATGGGATAGCCCCGATAGGCGAGTATCCCCCTGTTTCCATCTATGTAACAGATCTGAGAATCGGCAACGACGACGCCTTCGAGTCCTTTAACCGCAGTAGTGGTCATTGGTTCCTCCCATTTCATTCGAGCATGTTCCGGTTAACGAGGGACGCGAGCGTCTGGAGATATGAAGCTCTACCTTTCCCTTCGAACAATTTTGGCATTCAATTTGATATCTGTAAAGGCCTTTTAGGCCTTTCCGGTATTGGGAGCAGGGTTTCTGGTGGGGACTTTGTAAAAAATCGGCGGCGGGAAAAGTTCACTATTCAAGGTGTTGCGCCATTCCGAGATGCCAAAAATCATGATCGGTGTGGCCGGGCATCGCACTGGACAGCGAATTTCGGCGGAGTGAGTGTCGGGAAAATTCCCTGTCCAGATCGACCGA encodes:
- a CDS encoding MATE family efflux transporter, which gives rise to MTTGTVSVPTAAPSLRRKIFSLAWPVILNNLLLTFVWIADMIMVGRLGSAAVAAVGVSGQMFNMVMALTLAVTTGTIALVARHIGAQEKERADAVLGHSLLLSTVFAAVVTVPTFVGSASLFRLFGADPVVTAVGVPYLRVVVSGTLFLVVALVFAAALRGAGDTKTPLFVSVGANVVNVILNYGLIFGKLGMPELGVLGAGIASIIAFTLEAAAFVYLSLTGKLMLSLPRKLLVMERDLMARILRIGSPSAVEHGLIQLGYLWYMTIITGYGTGPLAAYMIGVNIMSLSFMPGFGFSVAASALVGQSLGAKEPSAAASQGWECTRLAVWVMAAIGIILFVAAKPTALIYVNEAGVVDYTALFVRVLALCQPAMAIHFALSGALIGAADTRWPLYSSFIGMFLIRLPLAFLAAHVLGLSITWVWLIILADHYIKAFVLFLRFLSGRWKSVKV
- the uvrC gene encoding excinuclease ABC subunit UvrC is translated as MGYNEDRERYSRVFIMKISAQIDEKIRNFPDQPGVYLMKNERGKVIYVGKAKSLRKRVRSYFQKGDDGRVWSPFLAAHVADVDVIVTDTEKEAIILEDSAIKEHRPKYNLRLKDDKSFLRLKLTLQDEYPRLLITRTVKRDGAMYFGPYSSAYAARETYRVINNYFGLRKCSNETFGRRQRPCIYHGMNKCMGPCCGKVDKKTYAQLVQNVIAFLQGKNQELLETLQTRMQEASDALQFEVAARYRDQIQAVEKTIERQKVAASDRIDRDFFGVHRETGSLTETGSLTETGSLGVVVLAVRGGKIVGSMPYHFSEIKAPFEEALGSMLTQFYSGGHTVPKEVVLPVEPENSEAIEQWLSEKKGERVSVIVPQRGDKKHLLNMAQMNAKTVYEEHQRAEMASVDVLEKLQQALSLHKRPERIEAFDISNISGRLAVGSMVVFEDGKPKKSDYRRYKVRTVEGADDYAMMREVLTRRLSRAIEEGPMPSLIVVDGGKGQLNVALSVLDDLQIIEQDAIGIAKERILYRRNAGVATKEADKIYIPHRKDAIILRPGSPALRLVQHIRDEAHRFAISYHKKIRARAHTRSILDEVRGIGPRRRTLLLNHFGSVRKTAEASEEEIAAAAGIPLRLAREVKLVLSATQSAAAGSDQ
- a CDS encoding citrate synthase (catalyzes the formation of citrate from acetyl-CoA and oxaloacetate) — its product is MTTTAVKGLEGVVVADSQICYIDGNRGILAYRGYPINELADGASFEEIVYLLWYGKLPNRDELEAFQKQLAAERDLPQPIIDFITAAPVDAHPMDILRTAVSALALHDPETEDASREANLRKAARLVAKTPTIIAAFNRVRNGLPIVSPLKDKSLAENFLYMLAGQEMMQVLNRVLDVCLVLHADHDLNASTFAARVTVSTLADIYSGATSAIGTLKGPLHGGANMRVMQMLLEIGSLEKVDEYIQTLLEKKGRVMGIGHRVYKTMDPRAKILKAYSKWMSEHGCGPLWYSMLTRIEDIMRHEKGMDPNVDFYSASVYYCMGIPLDLYTAIFAMSRMAGWTAHILEQQADNRLIRPISNYKGRMNEKLIPLQNR